A window from Polyodon spathula isolate WHYD16114869_AA chromosome 28, ASM1765450v1, whole genome shotgun sequence encodes these proteins:
- the LOC121301995 gene encoding multiple epidermal growth factor-like domains protein 6 isoform X6 produces the protein MMLKVVFLSVLALASALQCPDGGMCSGDNTCCKIPGGGYSCCPLPSDIRSFPMIQAGSLNDISGTVCPDNSPCPSEYSCLLTPTGVYGCCPFPQGLSCADGKRCCPDGYKCSDDGSSCTRHTEVSVVGAVICPDQESECPDETTCCELPDGSWGCCPMVNAVCCDDKLHCCPEGTRCDTAHSKCLSHESETPMWGKLLARKRAAWENDKVPKVESVVCPDGKSQCQDGATCCLMQSGKYGCCPLPNAVCCTDHEHCCPAASTCDLEHDTCTSASGETQLLKKIPAVIRDVICPDMQTKCPSETTCCELPSGSYGCCPMPQAVCCDDHEHCCPEGTTCDLAAGTCDKGGFSVPWLEKVPALMSEPNEEKCDDQKSCPDGNTCCKLSTGEWACCPLPHAVCCNDEYCCPEGTTCDTAHSTCLSAEGETTMRKKFLAIRKNSNTKASDVQCDDTTACPDGSTCCKTATGSWACCPLVKAVCCDDHEHCCPEGTTCDLAAGTCDQGGFSVPWLEKVPALMSEPNEEKCDDQKSCPDGNTCCKLSTGEWACCPLPHAVCCNDEYCCPEGTTCDTAHSTCLSAEGETVMRKKFPAIGKNSNTKASDVQCDDTTACPDGSTCCKTATGSWACCPLVKAVCCEDHEHCCPEGTTCDLAAGTCDKGGFSVPWLEKVPALMSEPNEEKCDDQKSCPDGNTCCKLSTGEWACCPLPHAVCCNDEYCCPEGTTCDTAHSTCLSAEGETVMRKKFPAIGKNSNSGKMLMLVKGTVERVKCDDTKSCPDGNTCCKNKHGGWGCCSFPKAVCCDDHEHCCPEGTTCDLAAGTCDQGGFSVPWLEKVPALMSEPNEEKCDDQKSCPDGNTCCKLSTGEWACCPLPHAVCCNDEYCCPEGTTCDTAHSTCLSAEGETTMRKKFLAIRKNSNTKASDVQCDDTTACPDGSTCCKTATGSWACCPLVKAVCCEDHEHCCPEGTTCDLAAGTCDKGGFSVPWLEKVPALMSEPNEEKCDDQKSCPDGNTCCKLSTGEWACCPLPHAVCCNDEYCCPEGTTCDTAHSTCLSAEGETVMRKKFLAIRKNSNTKASDVQCDDTTACPDGSTCCKTATGSWACCPLVKAVCCEDHEHCCPEGTTCDLAAGTCDKGGFSVPWLEKVPALMSEPNEEKCDDQKSCPDGNTCCKLSTGEWACCPLPHAVCCNDEYCCPEGTTCDTAHSTCLSAEGETVMRKKFPAIRKNSNNGKMLVLVKGTVERVKCDDTKSCPDGNTCCKNKHGGWGCCSFPKAVCCDDHEHCCPEGTTCDLAAGTCDQGGFSVPWLEKVPALMSEPNEEKCDDQKSCPDGNTCCKLSTGEWACCPLPHAVCCNDEYCCPEGTTCDTAHSTCLSAEGETTMRKKFLAIRKNSNTKASDVQCDDTTACPDGSTCCKTATGSWACCPLVKAVCCEDHEHCCPEGTTCDLAAGTCDKGGFSVPWLEKVPALMSEPNEEKCDDQKSCPDGNTCCKLSTGEWACCPLPHAVCCNDEYCCPEGTTCDTAHSTCLSAEGETVMRKKFPAIGKNSNSGKMLMLVKGTVERVKCDDTKSCPDGNTCCKNKHGGWGCCSFPKAVCCDDHEHCCPEGTTCDLAAGTCDQGGFSVPWLEKVPALMSEPNEEKCDDQKSCPDGNTCCKLSTGEWACCPLPHAVCCNDEYCCPEGTTCDTAHSTCLSAEGETVMRKKFPAIRKNSNNGKMLVLVKGTVERVKCDDTKSCPDGNTCCKNKHGGWGCCSFPKAVCCDDHEHCCPEGTTCDLAAGTCDQGGFSVPWLEKVPALMSEPNEEKCDDQTSCPDGTTCCKLSTGDWACCPLMHAVCCNDHEHCCPKGYKCDVEQQTCVKQGLSIPWVAKKPPMKRLLSAAGAHTDKNMCDKHTCPKEMTCFKMRTEKWGCCPLPNAVFCNDQEHCCPQGYQCNIQTSTCERQSPVLPWVFQKAPLYSISAASPDSRGNEKCDDQHNCSGQQTCCKTTAGTWGCCPYSQGVCCDDRQHCCPNRYTCDKSGAKCVRSNGLSWDVLFSEKRRAFNTL, from the exons ATG ATGTTGAAGgttgtgtttctgtctgtcctGGCCCTGGCCTCAGCACTCCAGTGCCCTGATGGAGGGATGTGCTCGGGTGACAATACCTGCTGCAAGATCCCCGGTGGTGGATACAGCTGCTGCCCGCTCCCAAGT GATATCCGTTCATTCCCCATGATTCAGGCAGGCTCTCTGAATGACATTTCTGGAACTGTGTGCCCAGACAACTCTCCCTGCCCCTCTGAGTACTCATGTCTGCTCACCCCCACTGGAGTGTATGGCTGTTGCCCCTTTCCTCAG GGGCTGTCATGTGCTGATGGGAAACGCTGTTGTCCAGATGGCTATAAATGCAGTGATGATGGAAGTTCCTGCACTCGACATACAG AGGTCTCAGTTGTTGGTGCGGTGATTTGTCCGGATCAGGAGTCGGAGTGTCCCGACGAAACTACCTGCTGTGAGCTGCCAGATGGATCCTGGGGCTGCTGTCCTATGGTGAAT GCTGTGTGTTGTGATGATAAATTGCACTGCTGTCCTGAAGGCACCAGGTGTGACACTGCCCACTCCAAGTGTCTGTCACATGAGAGTGAGACCCCCATGTGGGGCAAATTGCTTGCGAGAAAGAGGGCAGCTTGGGAAAACGATAAAG TGCCGAAGGTAGAATCTGTTGTTTGTCCGGATGGGAAGAGCCAATGCCAAGATGGTGCCACCTGCTGTCTAATGCAAAGCGGCAAGTATGGCTGCTGCCCATTACCCAAT GCTGTATGCTGTACAGACCATGAGCACTGCTGTCCTGCCGCCAGCACGTGTGACCTGGAACATGACACTTGTACGTCTGCAAGCGGGGAAACTCAGCTGCTTAAAAAGATCCCAGCAGTCATAAGAGATG TGATTTGTCCAGATATGCAGACCAAATGCCCCAGTGAGACAACCTGCTGCGAACTACCATCGGGAAGTTATGGCTGCTGCCCTATGCCTCAA GCTGTTTGCTGTGATGACCACGAGCATTGCTGTCCAGAGGGCACCACCTGTGACCTTGCAGCTGGCACCTGTGACAAGGGTGGATTCTCAGTGCCCTGGCTGGAGAAGGTGCCAGCCCTCATGAGCGAGCCCAACGAAGAGAAGTGCGACGACCAGAAAAGCTGCCCTGACGGGAACACCTGCTGTAAACTGAGCACTGGAGAGTGGGCCTGCTGTCCACTGCCGCAT GCTGTGTGCTGTAACGACGAGTACTGCTGTCCCGAGGGAACCACGTGTGATACCGCACACAGCACGTGTTTGTCTGCAGAGGGGGAAACCACAATGAGGAAGAAGTTTCTGGCTATCAGGAAAAACTCCAACACTAAAG CAAGTGATGTGCAATGTGATGACACAACAGCATGTCCTGATGGAAGCACCTGCTGCAAGACAGCTACTGGAAGCTGGGCATGCTGTCCTTTAGTTAAG GCTGTTTGCTGTGATGACCACGAGCATTGCTGTCCAGAGGGCACCACCTGTGACCTTGCCGCTGGCACCTGTGATCAAGGTGGATTCTCTGTGCCCTGGCTGGAGAAGGTGCCAGCCCTCATGAGCGAGCCCAACGAAGAGAAGTGCGACGACCAGAAAAGCTGCCCTGACGGGAACACCTGCTGTAAACTGAGCACTGGAGAGTGGGCCTGCTGTCCACTGCCGCAT GCTGTGTGCTGTAACGACGAGTACTGCTGTCCCGAGGGAACCACGTGTGATACCGCACACAGCACGTGTTTGTCTGCAGAGGGGGAAACCGTGATGAGGAAGAAGTTTCCGGCTATCGGGAAAAACTCCAACACTAAAG CAAGTGATGTGCAATGTGATGACACAACAGCATGTCCTGATGGAAGCACCTGCTGCAAGACAGCTACTGGAAGCTGGGCATGCTGTCCTTTAGTTAAG GCTGTTTGCTGTGAAGACCACGAGCATTGCTGTCCAGAGGGCACCACCTGTGACCTTGCAGCTGGCACCTGTGACAAGGGTGGATTCTCAGTGCCCTGGCTGGAGAAGGTGCCAGCCCTCATGAGCGAGCCCAACGAAGAGAAGTGCGACGACCAGAAAAGCTGCCCTGACGGGAACACCTGCTGTAAACTGAGCACTGGAGAGTGGGCCTGCTGTCCACTGCCGCAT GCTGTGTGCTGTAACGACGAGTACTGCTGTCCCGAGGGAACCACGTGTGATACCGCACACAGCACGTGTTTGTCTGCAGAGGGGGAAACCGTGATGAGGAAGAAGTTTCCGGCTATCGGGAAAAACTCCAACAGTGGGAAGATGCTTATGCTTGTGAAGGGGACGGTCGAGAGAGTCAAGTGTGATGACACCAAATCCTGTCCTGACGGCAACACCTGCTGCAAGAACAAGCACGGGGGCTGGGGGTGCTGCAGCTTTCCCAag GCTGTTTGCTGTGATGACCACGAGCATTGCTGTCCAGAGGGCACCACCTGTGACCTTGCCGCTGGCACCTGTGATCAAGGTGGATTCTCTGTGCCCTGGCTGGAGAAGGTGCCAGCCCTCATGAGCGAGCCCAACGAAGAGAAGTGCGACGACCAGAAAAGCTGCCCTGACGGGAACACCTGCTGTAAACTGAGCACTGGAGAGTGGGCCTGCTGTCCACTGCCGCAT GCTGTGTGCTGTAACGACGAGTACTGCTGTCCCGAGGGAACCACGTGTGATACCGCACACAGCACGTGTTTGTCTGCAGAGGGGGAAACCACGATGAGGAAGAAGTTTCTGGCTATCAGGAAAAACTCCAACACTAAAG CAAGTGATGTGCAATGTGATGACACAACAGCATGTCCTGATGGAAGCACCTGCTGCAAGACAGCTACTGGAAGCTGGGCATGCTGTCCTTTAGTTAAG GCTGTTTGCTGTGAAGACCACGAGCATTGCTGTCCAGAGGGCACCACCTGTGACCTTGCAGCTGGCACCTGTGACAAGGGTGGATTCTCAGTGCCCTGGCTGGAGAAGGTGCCAGCCCTCATGAGCGAGCCCAACGAAGAGAAGTGCGACGACCAGAAAAGCTGCCCTGACGGGAACACCTGCTGTAAACTGAGCACTGGAGAGTGGGCCTGCTGTCCACTGCCGCAT GCTGTGTGCTGTAACGACGAGTACTGCTGTCCCGAGGGAACCACGTGTGATACCGCACACAGCACGTGTTTGTCTGCAGAGGGGGAAACCGTGATGAGGAAGAAGTTTCTGGCTATCAGGAAAAACTCCAACACTAAAG CAAGTGATGTGCAATGTGATGACACAACAGCATGTCCTGATGGAAGCACCTGCTGCAAGACAGCTACTGGAAGCTGGGCATGCTGTCCTTTAGTTAAG GCTGTTTGCTGTGAAGACCACGAGCATTGCTGTCCAGAGGGCACCACCTGTGACCTTGCAGCTGGCACCTGTGACAAGGGTGGATTCTCAGTGCCCTGGCTGGAGAAGGTGCCAGCCCTCATGAGCGAGCCCAACGAAGAGAAGTGCGACGACCAGAAAAGCTGCCCTGACGGGAACACCTGCTGTAAACTGAGCACTGGAGAGTGGGCTTGCTGTCCACTGCCGCAT GCTGTGTGCTGTAACGACGAGTACTGCTGTCCCGAGGGAACCACGTGTGATACCGCACACAGCACGTGTTTGTCTGCAGAGGGGGAAACCGTGATGAGGAAGAAGTTTCCGGCTATCAGGAAAAACTCCAACAATGGGAAGATGCTTGTGCTTGTGAAGGGGACGGTCGAGAGAGTCAAGTGTGATGACACCAAATCCTGTCCTGACGGCAACACCTGCTGCAAGAACAAGCACGGGGGCTGGGGGTGCTGCAGCTTTCCCAag GCTGTTTGCTGTGATGACCACGAGCATTGCTGTCCAGAGGGCACCACCTGTGACCTTGCCGCTGGCACCTGTGATCAAGGTGGATTCTCTGTGCCCTGGCTGGAGAAGGTGCCAGCCCTCATGAGCGAGCCCAACGAAGAGAAGTGCGACGACCAGAAAAGCTGCCCTGACGGGAACACCTGCTGTAAACTGAGCACTGGAGAGTGGGCCTGCTGTCCACTGCCGCAT GCTGTGTGCTGTAACGACGAGTACTGCTGTCCCGAGGGAACCACGTGTGATACCGCACACAGCACGTGTTTGTCTGCAGAGGGGGAAACCACAATGAGGAAGAAGTTTCTGGCTATCAGGAAAAACTCCAACACTAAAG CAAGTGATGTGCAATGTGATGACACAACAGCATGTCCTGATGGAAGCACCTGCTGCAAGACAGCTACTGGAAGCTGGGCATGCTGTCCTTTAGTTAAG GCTGTTTGCTGTGAAGACCACGAGCATTGCTGTCCAGAGGGCACCACCTGTGACCTTGCAGCTGGCACCTGTGACAAGGGTGGATTCTCAGTGCCCTGGCTGGAGAAGGTGCCAGCCCTCATGAGCGAGCCCAACGAAGAGAAGTGCGATGACCAGAAAAGCTGCCCTGACGGGAACACCTGCTGTAAACTGAGCACTGGAGAGTGGGCCTGCTGTCCACTGCCGCAT GCTGTGTGCTGTAACGACGAGTACTGCTGTCCCGAGGGAACCACGTGTGATACCGCACACAGCACGTGTTTGTCTGCAGAGGGGGAAACCGTGATGAGGAAGAAGTTTCCGGCTATCGGGAAAAACTCCAACAGTGGGAAGATGCTTATGCTTGTGAAGGGGACGGTCGAGAGAGTCAAGTGTGATGACACCAAATCCTGTCCTGACGGCAACACCTGCTGCAAGAACAAGCACGGGGGCTGGGGGTGCTGCAGCTTTCCCAag GCTGTTTGCTGTGATGACCACGAGCATTGCTGTCCAGAGGGCACCACCTGTGACCTTGCCGCTGGCACCTGTGATCAAGGTGGATTCTCAGTGCCCTGGCTGGAGAAGGTGCCAGCCCTCATGAGCGAGCCCAACGAAGAGAAGTGCGACGACCAGAAAAGCTGCCCTGACGGGAACACCTGCTGTAAACTGAGCACTGGAGAGTGGGCCTGCTGTCCACTGCCGCAT GCTGTGTGCTGTAACGACGAGTACTGCTGTCCCGAGGGAACCACGTGTGATACCGCACACAGCACGTGTTTGTCTGCAGAGGGGGAAACCGTGATGAGGAAGAAGTTTCCGGCTATCAGGAAAAACTCCAACAATGGGAAGATGCTTGTGCTTGTGAAGGGGACGGTCGAGAGAGTCAAGTGTGATGACACCAAATCCTGTCCTGACGGCAACACCTGCTGCAAGAACAAGCACGGGGGCTGGGGGTGCTGCAGCTTTCCCAag GCTGTTTGCTGTGATGACCACGAGCATTGCTGTCCAGAGGGCACCACCTGTGACCTTGCCGCTGGCACCTGTGATCAAGGTGGATTCTCTGTGCCCTGGCTGGAGAAGGTGCCAGCCCTCATGAGCGAGCCCAACGAAGAGAAGTGCGACGACCAGACCAGCTGCCCCGACGGGACTACTTGCTGTAAATTGAGCACTGGTGACTGGGCCTGCTGTCCACTGATGCAT GCTGTGTGCTGCAATGATCACGAACACTGTTGTCCTAAAGGGTACAAGTGTGATGTTGAGCAGCAGACCTGCGTCAAGCAAGGCCTGAGCATCCCCTGGGTGGCAAAGAAACCTCCCATGAAGAGGCTGCTGTCTGCAGCTGGAGCCCACACAGACAAGAACATGTGTGACAAGCACACCTGCCCCAAGGAAATGACATGCTTCAAGATGAGAACAGAGAAGTGGGGCTGCTGTCCTCTACCAAAC GCGGTGTTCTGTAATGATCAGGAGCACTGTTGTCCCCAGGGTTACCAGTGCAACATACAGACCAGCACCTGTGAGAGACAGAGCCCGGTCCTCCCCTGGGTCTTTCAGAAAGCCCCTCTCTATAGCATCTCTGCTGCCTCCCCTGACTCCAGAGGCAATGAAAAATGTGATGATCAGCACAACTGCTCAGGTCAGCAAACCTGCTGCAAGACTACTGCTGGAACCTGGGGCTGCTGCCCCTACAGCCAG GGTGTCTGCTGTGATGATCGTCAGCACTGCTGTCCAAATCGCTACACTTGTGACAAGTCTGGTGCAAAGTGTGTTCGGAGCAACGGCCTAAGCTGGGATGTGCTTTTCTCTGAAAAAAGAAGGGCGTTTAACACCTTGTAG